From the genome of Rhizobium binae, one region includes:
- a CDS encoding marine proteobacterial sortase target protein codes for MFLEDELAIGRIRMRRISISFLVAATAFVACLAAILGLASAARAEAQQTSGQLAALVRPNDVNSGSLLFPSKEPGFYVEAPRLKTDVAIDVSGPLARVKVTQRFQNPSQGWVEGTYVFPLPENSAVDALKMQVGERFIEGQIKPRQEAREIYEQAKAEGKKTALLEQQRPNIFTNQVANIGPGEEIVVQIEYQQSVQQSGGEFSLRFPMVVAPRYNPAPIVQTVEFNNGAGFATPRDRVEDREKIESPVLDPRENAKINPVSLTVDLKAGFPLGDVQSSFHAVDIRRDGDEARTIGLKGDSVPADKDFELTWKAAPGKTPSAGLFREVKDGKTYLLAFVTPPTAPDAAAPAKREVVFVIDNSGSMSGQSIEQARQSLALAISRLNPDDRFNVIRFDDTMTDYFNGLVAATPDNREKAIAYVRGLTADGGTEMLPALEDALRNQGPVAGGALRQVVFLTDGAIGNEQQLFQEISANRGDARVFTVGIGSAPNTYFMTKAAEIGRGTFTAIGSTDQVASCMGELFAKLQNPAMTDIAATFEGTQAEDITPDPMPDLYSGEPVVLTAELPRDKPAGKLQIVGNTGNQPWRIEIDIAHAADGNGISKLWARRKIDDFEARAYQRQDPAALDKDIETVALAHHLVSRVTSLVAVDVTPSRPANEPLGAAKLPLNLPDGWDFGKVFGENAAPLGGGQDHGSTTPTEASGSQQATAVIQGRRATPEIANLMAAAPTAKAATMIAQKTSTVNLPQTATRADKQIIRGLTMLILALTAASGLAVWRRRLKGVFTVGGRRNGR; via the coding sequence ATGTTTCTGGAAGATGAGCTCGCCATCGGGCGCATCCGCATGCGCCGGATTTCCATTTCATTTCTTGTCGCCGCCACCGCCTTTGTCGCCTGCCTCGCAGCCATACTCGGGCTTGCCTCCGCCGCCCGTGCCGAGGCGCAGCAGACATCCGGCCAGCTCGCGGCCCTTGTGCGGCCGAACGACGTCAATAGCGGTTCGCTGCTCTTCCCGTCGAAAGAGCCCGGCTTTTATGTCGAGGCGCCGCGGCTGAAGACCGACGTCGCCATCGATGTCTCCGGCCCGCTCGCCAGGGTGAAGGTGACGCAGCGCTTCCAGAACCCAAGCCAGGGCTGGGTCGAGGGAACTTACGTCTTCCCATTGCCTGAGAATTCTGCCGTCGACGCGCTGAAGATGCAGGTCGGCGAACGCTTCATCGAAGGCCAGATAAAGCCGCGCCAGGAAGCCCGGGAGATCTACGAGCAGGCCAAGGCCGAAGGCAAGAAGACGGCGCTGCTCGAACAGCAGCGGCCGAACATTTTTACCAATCAGGTCGCCAATATCGGCCCCGGCGAAGAGATCGTCGTACAGATCGAATACCAGCAGAGCGTCCAGCAGTCGGGCGGCGAGTTTTCGCTGCGCTTTCCGATGGTGGTGGCGCCGCGCTACAATCCGGCGCCGATCGTCCAGACCGTCGAATTCAACAACGGCGCCGGCTTCGCCACGCCGCGCGATCGGGTGGAAGATCGTGAGAAGATCGAATCCCCTGTGCTCGATCCGCGCGAGAATGCCAAAATCAACCCGGTCTCGCTGACCGTCGACCTCAAGGCCGGCTTTCCGCTCGGCGACGTCCAATCGTCCTTCCATGCGGTTGATATCCGGCGGGACGGCGACGAGGCGAGAACCATCGGCTTGAAGGGGGATTCCGTCCCCGCCGACAAGGATTTCGAACTAACCTGGAAGGCCGCTCCCGGCAAGACGCCGAGCGCTGGGCTCTTTCGCGAGGTGAAGGACGGCAAGACCTATCTCCTCGCTTTCGTCACCCCGCCGACGGCGCCGGACGCGGCAGCGCCGGCAAAACGCGAGGTGGTCTTCGTCATCGACAATTCCGGCTCCATGTCAGGCCAATCGATCGAGCAGGCAAGACAAAGCCTGGCGCTCGCCATCTCCAGATTGAACCCGGACGACCGCTTCAACGTCATCCGTTTCGACGACACGATGACCGACTATTTCAACGGCCTCGTCGCCGCCACCCCTGATAACCGCGAGAAGGCCATCGCCTATGTCAGGGGTCTGACCGCCGACGGCGGCACGGAAATGCTGCCCGCCCTTGAGGATGCGCTGCGCAACCAGGGACCAGTCGCAGGCGGAGCGCTACGCCAGGTCGTGTTCCTGACAGACGGAGCGATCGGCAACGAACAGCAGCTCTTCCAGGAAATCAGCGCGAACCGCGGCGATGCCCGCGTCTTCACCGTCGGCATCGGCTCGGCGCCGAACACTTATTTCATGACCAAGGCCGCCGAGATCGGCCGCGGCACTTTCACCGCAATTGGCTCGACCGACCAGGTGGCAAGCTGCATGGGCGAGCTTTTTGCCAAGTTGCAGAACCCAGCCATGACCGATATCGCTGCCACCTTCGAAGGCACCCAGGCCGAGGACATCACGCCGGACCCGATGCCGGATCTTTATAGCGGCGAGCCCGTCGTGCTGACCGCGGAGCTGCCGCGGGACAAGCCCGCCGGCAAGCTGCAGATCGTCGGCAATACGGGCAACCAGCCCTGGCGTATCGAGATCGATATCGCTCACGCCGCCGACGGCAACGGCATCTCCAAGCTCTGGGCGCGGCGCAAGATCGACGATTTCGAAGCCCGCGCCTATCAACGCCAGGATCCTGCCGCACTCGACAAGGATATCGAGACGGTGGCGCTGGCCCACCACCTGGTTTCCCGCGTCACCAGCCTCGTCGCCGTCGACGTCACCCCGTCGCGACCGGCAAACGAGCCGCTCGGGGCGGCGAAGCTGCCGCTCAACCTGCCCGACGGTTGGGATTTCGGGAAGGTGTTCGGCGAAAATGCTGCGCCGCTTGGCGGCGGGCAAGACCATGGCTCGACCACGCCGACGGAGGCTTCCGGATCGCAGCAGGCTACCGCCGTCATCCAGGGGCGCCGCGCAACGCCCGAGATCGCGAACCTGATGGCCGCAGCGCCGACCGCGAAAGCCGCCACCATGATCGCGCAGAAGACATCGACCGTGAACCTGCCGCAGACGGCGACCCGCGCCGACAAACAGATCATCCGCGGGCTTACCATGCTGATCTTGGCGCTGACGGCGGCAAGCGGACTAGCCGTCTGGCGCCGTCGTCTCAAAGGCGTCTTCACCGTCGGAGGCAGGCGCAATGGCCGCTAG
- a CDS encoding class GN sortase has product MAASRPARGKQEAAEFEPLPSYLELAMAAATAHDRPKMRQKKGFFLWRLSSIEKAIAIGIAGLALYGLALIGDGFLLKAKADLSQVLLKRAFSAELRGEATKPWPWADFTTEAKVRAPRLGEEAIVLSGASGEALAFGPAWLANTPQPGDEGTAVIAAHRDTHFRWLQYIKPGDAIEVTRRNGKVLTFKAGEGRIAPWDASGIDPASDGRHLVLTTCWPFDATERGPLRYILEAELVDSEATGSVQPANTKPLLQVE; this is encoded by the coding sequence ATGGCCGCTAGTCGCCCTGCCCGCGGGAAACAGGAGGCGGCGGAATTCGAGCCGCTTCCGAGCTACCTGGAACTCGCCATGGCCGCGGCCACAGCTCACGACAGACCGAAGATGCGCCAGAAGAAGGGCTTCTTCCTCTGGCGTCTTTCGTCGATCGAAAAGGCGATCGCCATTGGAATTGCCGGCCTTGCGCTCTACGGCCTGGCCCTGATCGGCGACGGTTTCCTGCTGAAGGCGAAGGCAGACCTTTCCCAGGTCCTGCTGAAACGCGCCTTCTCTGCCGAACTGCGGGGCGAAGCGACGAAACCCTGGCCCTGGGCGGACTTCACCACGGAAGCCAAGGTGCGCGCACCGCGTCTCGGAGAGGAGGCAATCGTGCTTTCCGGCGCTTCCGGCGAAGCCCTCGCCTTTGGTCCTGCCTGGCTCGCCAATACGCCGCAGCCAGGCGATGAAGGCACCGCGGTGATCGCCGCCCATCGCGATACTCACTTTCGCTGGCTGCAATATATAAAACCGGGCGACGCCATCGAAGTCACCCGCCGCAACGGCAAAGTCCTGACCTTCAAGGCCGGCGAAGGCCGCATCGCTCCCTGGGATGCCAGCGGCATCGATCCCGCCTCCGACGGCCGCCACTTGGTGCTGACCACCTGCTGGCCCTTCGACGCGACCGAACGCGGGCCGTTGCGCTACATCCTCGAAGCCGAACTTGTCGATAGCGAGGCCACAGGTTCCGTTCAACCGGCAAACACAAAGCCGTTATTGCAGGTGGAATGA